One genomic region from Alteromonas pelagimontana encodes:
- a CDS encoding response regulator, producing METATTSTIAQLRPILIIDDDRELTEMLKTYLEGAGYQISIANDGAQGLALATSGTPVDLILLDVMMPQMDGFEVLKKLRITHHTPVLMLTARGDDYDRILGLELGADDYLPKPFNHRELVARIKAIFRRLELTNSSRQQQELNINNIRLSMDRQTVHSHGQEITLTGTEFAILRLLMVNAGQLVTKDDISQKVLGKPLLAFDRSIDMHVSNIRKKLSLASHDEKIKTIRGSGYLLRISSCFS from the coding sequence ATGGAAACTGCCACAACATCAACTATTGCTCAGCTTCGGCCGATTCTGATTATTGATGATGATCGGGAGCTGACAGAAATGCTCAAGACTTATCTGGAAGGCGCAGGCTATCAAATATCCATCGCAAATGATGGCGCGCAAGGACTTGCATTAGCAACGTCTGGTACTCCAGTCGATTTAATCTTACTGGATGTCATGATGCCGCAAATGGATGGCTTTGAAGTGCTTAAAAAGCTGCGGATCACGCATCATACTCCTGTTCTGATGTTAACCGCCAGAGGTGATGACTATGACAGAATTCTGGGGCTGGAATTAGGCGCTGATGATTATCTGCCCAAGCCTTTTAATCACCGTGAGCTGGTTGCCCGCATAAAGGCTATTTTCCGTCGGTTGGAACTGACTAACAGCAGCCGCCAGCAGCAGGAGTTAAACATCAACAACATTCGTTTAAGTATGGACCGTCAGACGGTTCACAGCCACGGCCAGGAAATTACGCTGACCGGCACCGAGTTTGCTATTTTACGTTTGCTGATGGTGAATGCGGGGCAGCTTGTTACTAAAGATGACATCAGTCAGAAGGTGTTGGGCAAGCCATTGCTGGCGTTTGACCGCAGTATTGATATGCATGTTAGTAATATACGTAAAAAATTGTCCCTCGCCAGTCATGATGAAAAAATTAAAACCATCCGTGGCTCAGGCTACTTGCTGCGAATTTCATCATGTTTCAGCTAA
- a CDS encoding Spy/CpxP family protein refolding chaperone, giving the protein MKKLLLVSLMSSMLVSFSSSAHFQRPPMPEAEIVHSLRSLDLSKSQQEEIKLALKTFRTDSVDTDLRKSRRPAAFDESTGEKLDDATLVAVTEEKLTRFLTRRLAAAKLQNQIFNLLTDEQQAELASVESEKASFYEAKKSRKNRKEKPLPFSNLDLTAAQQDQIAALVDAQQSNHAQLHALMQAFSSEEQAIIRQAEFNDDAWQALTIKYQRDLVEQLLAKAKARQQLLGVLTDEQQAELKEKREWRHGPKQRDFHPQRRLM; this is encoded by the coding sequence ATGAAAAAATTGCTGTTAGTTTCTTTGATGAGCTCAATGCTAGTTAGCTTTTCCTCCAGCGCTCACTTTCAACGTCCACCTATGCCAGAAGCAGAAATAGTGCATAGCCTCCGCAGCCTGGATCTTTCAAAATCCCAGCAGGAAGAGATTAAACTGGCGCTAAAGACTTTTCGCACCGACAGTGTCGATACAGATTTGAGAAAATCGAGGCGACCTGCGGCGTTTGACGAAAGCACCGGTGAAAAACTGGATGACGCAACTTTGGTGGCCGTAACAGAAGAAAAACTTACCAGATTCCTCACTCGACGCTTGGCCGCTGCCAAATTGCAGAATCAGATTTTTAACTTGCTTACCGATGAACAGCAAGCAGAATTGGCTTCGGTTGAATCAGAAAAGGCATCTTTTTATGAGGCAAAGAAAAGCAGAAAGAATCGAAAAGAAAAACCGTTGCCTTTCTCAAACCTGGATTTAACCGCGGCGCAGCAAGATCAAATCGCCGCGCTAGTTGATGCGCAGCAAAGTAATCATGCGCAACTTCACGCCTTAATGCAGGCTTTCTCCAGCGAAGAACAAGCAATCATCCGCCAGGCAGAATTTAACGATGACGCCTGGCAAGCGCTGACAATTAAATATCAGCGTGATTTGGTGGAACAACTACTGGCTAAAGCAAAAGCCCGTCAACAACTGCTTGGGGTACTCACTGATGAACAACAAGCAGAATTAAAAGAAAAGCGCGAGTGGCGGCATGGGCCTAAACAACGTGATTTTCATCCGCAGCGACGTTTGATGTAG
- a CDS encoding methylglyoxal synthase translates to MSEYTVALVAHDHKKPELLAWVNKHLAVMQRCKIVATGTTGGLIAEETGLEVTRYKSGPLGGDQQIGALIAENRLDALFFFWDPLNPAPHDPDVKALLRLCSVWNVPVACNSATADLLVTSPLFLTEDYLPTKPNY, encoded by the coding sequence ATGAGTGAATATACAGTGGCACTGGTTGCCCATGATCATAAAAAACCCGAGTTGCTTGCGTGGGTGAATAAGCATCTTGCGGTAATGCAACGCTGTAAAATTGTGGCAACAGGAACCACTGGTGGTTTAATAGCTGAGGAAACCGGGTTGGAAGTGACTCGGTATAAGAGTGGCCCATTAGGAGGTGATCAGCAAATTGGAGCGCTTATTGCGGAAAATCGGCTTGATGCATTGTTCTTCTTCTGGGATCCGCTGAACCCTGCTCCGCACGATCCGGATGTGAAAGCTTTGCTGCGGCTATGCTCTGTTTGGAATGTGCCAGTAGCATGTAACAGCGCCACCGCAGATTTGCTGGTAACCTCTCCCTTATTCTTAACTGAAGATTATTTGCCGACAAAACCGAATTATTAA